The Acidobacteriota bacterium DNA segment GGCGGAGGCAAGCGGGCACTGCCTTCATCAAAAGAAGACACCAAAAAATCATAGCGAACCTGTGATGTAAATGCGCTCTGGTGTGGGGTCAAACGGGGTTACCAGGTTTGGGGAACCTGGGTGGCACGGCTCAGAGCGCATGCTGGTTTTTTCGACCGGATGTGGTTCGGGAACCTCCGCGCTGGCACTGCAACCGGGTTTTGTGGTTGTCGGGCTGTGGTTGAACCCGCCATCTGGTGAGGAGAAGGATTCATGGCTTTGGATCGCGATTTATCTTCCATTCAACAAGCGCGTGATTTGGTGGAGCAAGCGCATCGCGCCCAGGCAGTTCTGGCAACCTATTCACAGGAACAAATTGATACAATTGTTCAAAAAATGGCTGAGGCGGCTCAGGCTCATTCCGTGCGTCTGGCCGAGCTGGCCGTTCAGGAAACTGGGTTTGGCATTGCCTCTGACAAAGACATCAAAAATCGCTTTGCCGCCAAGGATGTCTACGAATTCTTCAAATCGCTCAAGACAGTTGGTGTGGTTCGTGAGACCGAAACCTTAATCGAAGTCGCTGATCCGCGTGGCGTGGTGTGTGCCATTATTCCCTCGACCAACCCCACTTCAACCGCAATTTTTAAAGCCATTATTTCAATTAAATCACGCAATTCGGTTGTGTTGAGCCCACATCCATCGGCGGCTAATTGCATTGGTGAAACGGCGCGAGTTGTGCGCGAAGCCGCCGAAGCCGCCGGCATGCCGCAAGGTGCCATTGGATGTTTGACGGTTTCAACCCAGGGCGGCACCGAAGCCCTGATGAAACACGAAAAAACCGCTGTCATTCTGGCAACTGGGGGGATTGGTCTGGTGCGAGCCGCTTATAGCTCGGGCAAACCTGCGTTTGGTGTCGGGCCAGGAAATGTTCCCGCCATGATTGAGCGCAGTGCCGATGTTCCCAAAGCGGTGGCGGATATTCTGGCCGGGAAAACTTTTGACAATGGTACAGTGTGTGCCTCAGAGCAGGCAGTAGTGGTTGAAAAAGTGCTTGATGCGGAAGTCCGAGCCCAGTTTGCGGCTCAGGGCGGCTATTTTGTCAATCGTGATCAGGCTGAAAAACTGGCCAAGGTGGTGGTTCTGCCAAGTCGGGGCTTAAACCCTGGCATTGTGGGCAAGTCAGTCCAGAAGATTGCTGAACTGGCTGGCATTAGCGTCCCCAAAGAAACCAGAGCCCTCATGGTTGAATTGACCGGCGTTGGGCGTGATTTTCCGCTTTCGCTCGAAAAGCTGTCTCCGATTCTGGCTTATTATGTCGTGCCCGATTTTGAAACCGGCACCACGGTATGTTCACAGATTCTCCGGTTTGGCGGGATGGGGCATTCAATTGGTATTCACTCGCAAAACCGCAACAAGATTCGTGAATTTGGGATGCGCCAGCCGGCTTCGCGAATTCTGGTCAATACACCGACTACTCACGGCGCCATCGGATTTTCAACCGAACTGGCCCCCAGCATGACGCTCGGATGCGGCACCTGGGGTGGAAATGTGACCTCCGACAATATTTCGCCACTACACCTGATGGACATCAAGCGGATTGCCTTCGAGACCTTTGCCGTCACACGTCCGACGTCGCGACCTTCATCACCGCCAGCGGTCAAAGCCAGTGTGATTCCGGCACCTTCACCAGGAATTTCCATTCCTGGAGGGAACAGTCCATCGGCGATTGTGCATCAGGTTGTGCCCGGCTCAGCCCCAAAGGCCGCCCCGGTTGCTCCAACCAGATTACCATCTTTGGATCGAGCCTCGATTGCGGCACTGGTGGATCAATTTCTGGCTGAACGCAAACCAGCACTGAACCAGGCGTTAAAAGCACCAGCCAGTACTGCTGCCAGTACCCCGGTTGCCGCACCAGTTCCGACTCCGCCGCCGCCAGCTTCAACCCCAACCCCAGCCAAAGCTGAAAAGGCTGAATCTCCCAAGGCGGCTGAATTTGTGTGCGAAGATGACGTCCGGCGGGCACTGATTGAAAAACGCAAAATTGTGACCGACAAGAAGACGATCATCACTCCGGCTGCTCGTGACCTTGGGCGTGAACACGGCATCTTTGCCGGTTATGCCGAATCCTAAAGCAAAACGAATTTCGTTTGCCGCATCCATTTGATCAAATCTCCCCACACAACTTTGAGGACGTTTCCAAAGCTTGTCGCTCGAGCGGCCCGTGGGGAGATTTTCGTCTTCCTCAAAAAAACCTCCTGACCCAACCCGCATTTTTCAGTTTTCCAATCTTCTGTAATCAAAGCTGGAGTTTTTCAATTGGTAGTGGAAGAGTTTTTTTAGGGTAGGCTGACAATTAGCTGTTGCAAAATAATGATAAGTTCCACTATTTAAAATAATATTCAGCGAGGTATCTATGAATCGAATACGACAACGACTCCTGCTGCTTTTGATCATTGGAGGTGTTTTTATTGGAAGCCAGCCGAATTCAATGCCGGTTGCTTCAGCCGCAGATGCCAATCAGGTGATTTTGGGAATTCAAAAACGATATGCTCGCGCCACGACACTGGCGGCTGATTTTGTCCAGATGTATCACGACCGAACCGGGCGAGTGATTCGTGAAGCCGGATCACTCCAGTTGAAACGCCCTGGTCGGATGCGCTGGGAATATCGTGAGCCCAAAAACAAGATTTTTCTGTCGGATGGCAAACAGACCTATTTTTATCTTCCACTGGAAAAACGGGTGGTGATTGAACCAGTCAAGGCTGGGCGTGACCCACGAACGCCATTTCTGTTTTTGCTTGGACGACAGAATTTGAAAGAAGATTTTTCCCGTTTTGAACTCGGCGGGGAATCACCGACCAAAGCCCAAAATGTCGTGATTCGGATGTGGCCGCGCCGTTCGGTTGAAAATCTGGCTGAAATCCGGGTTGAGTGTGACCCGACAACATTTCAGTTGGCGCGGATTTCGCTCCTGCAACTTTCTGGCGAACGATCTGATTTTCTCTTGACGAATGTGGTGGAGAACGCGGCGCTGGCGGATGGCCTGTTTACCTTTTCCGCACCTTCGGATGTGCGCGTCGAGCGGGTCGGATCGTAGTGAGGCGGAAGACTCGCAAGCTCGGAGCAAAGCAAGGGATGAGGGATGAAGGATGAGGGATGAAATAAAACCAATTCTTCAACCCAAAGCCTTCAGCCTTCAGCCCCAAGCCCCATGAGCGCCAGGATAAGGAAACAAAGCCCAATCTGGACAAGGGGACAAGGGGACAAGGAGAAAAAATATTCTCCCGCTTCCAACGTCGGTCGGAGGATCTCCTTGTCTTCTTGTCTCCCCTTCTCCTTGTCTCAAACAGGCCCAAATTTCCTTATCCTGGCGCGCATGGCCCCAAGCTCTCAGCCCTGGATTTTTCAGCCCTACTTAATTGATTTGAGGATTTTGACAATATCGGCTTCGAACTTACTGGCCTTGGCCGAGTTAACCGCCCCGTACATCACCAGGATTTTCCCGTTTTTGTGGAAGAGTGCAACGCTGAGGTCTGCTGGTGTCCCGCCGACTTTGCCTGTGCCATCAATAAAAAGTGCGTCCAACCCATTTAATTTGCTCTCTTTCCCTTCACCAAGCTCCACATCGGTCACGTTTTGCTTGATAAGTTCAAATGCTTCATCAATGGCTTTCTCCATTGATGCTTCATTTTCAACGGCATAGAGGCGGATACCAAGTTCTTCGGTTGGGTCTTTGGCAACTAATACATCACCGTCAATTTCAACCGAGTAGTTATCCGGGAGAAAAATGCTGAATCCTGCCGGATGTTCCCAAATTTTCGCCGAGACTTGAAAATTCAGGGTCAGGCACAAAATAAAAGCGACCATCGCAACACGAAACAGTTTCATGGAATTGTTCCTCTCTCAGATGTGTGAACAAGTGAATACAGTGTAAGTTGTGAATCAGCGGCAAGATGTGAGAAGTGAAAAATTGGCTGTCAGGGCAGAAGGATTCCGCCTTATGAGAGTTCAGAGGTGACAGTTTCTTCAGCCTGGTAGGGAACCCAGTCACCCCACCAGTCAAAATAATTGAGGGCTGAAAACCGCTTTTTGTAGTCATAGAAGGACGGCTCCCGGTACGCATAGCCTGGATAGTAAAACTGGCAACCTCGTTCAATTGAGTGCCGAATCGCAATGAGCATGGTGAAAATACCGAGACTCCGTTTGGTTTCTTCTGGATCAAACATCGCATAGACGGCTGAGGTTGCCTGTTGACCCAGGTCAAGAAAACTGACTGCCAGCAGGTCGCCATCTTTTCCATAAACACAGATTTCCTGGTTTTGACAGGGGATAGTGGCTGGCTGGGTTGAGAGGAAGTCAAAGATGGAATTTGGAATGTTGTGATCAAACCGAACGACGTGGCGAAAAAAGAGATCTTCTTTTTCATCATCAATGACGGTATCGCGAATCACAACCTCAAGGTCGCGATTACGGGCCAGTACCCGTTTTTGACTTTTCGAGAGGCAAAAGTGCTCCAGGTCAATGCGCAGAGGCAAGACCGTACAGACCTGGCCATTCCAGACGGTGGTGGAGTAGCGGAAAAAGAAGCTTCCAAAATGCCTCCAGCCATTTGCCCAGAGCAGGTCCATGTGTTCAGGTTCGACGTGCGAAGCACGAAAATATTGTCCGTCGAGCGACATAAATAAGTGATTGAGCCTTTAAACACACTGTCGAAATTCAAAAAATCGGGGTTTCCATTCTGAATCACAATGCCAGAAATGAAAATCAAAATTTTTGGCACCAGGGTAGGAAAGTTCAGTCTGCGGTAAGGTCTGGAAAACTCACCCTTGTGTTCAGGCTCAAAGAAAAATATTGTTTCGGTTTCCATTTTTTAACTGATTTGTTTCTGGAGGCACCTGTGCAGAAAAAACTACGGGTCGGAGTCATTTTCGGTGGACGCTCCGGCGAGCATGAAGTCTCGTTGCGGTCAGCGGAATCCGTTTTGAATGCCCTCGACAAAGACAAATATGACGTGATTCCCATTGGAATCACCAAAACCGGAAAATGGCTCATGGCTGGCGATTCACAACAGTTGCTCCCCAAAGAGGTGGTAACCGAAGGCGAAATCAGTCTGGCCATGATGGGGGATCCCACACAGTCACCGCTGGTTCGAACCAACCACAATCAGGTCCAAGGCGATGTCCCAACGCTGGATGTGGTGTTTCCAGTGTTGCACGGCACCTATGGTGAAGACGGTACGATCCAAGGGCTGTTTGAAATGGCCAATCTGCCCTATGTTGGGTGTGGTGTACTGGCTTCAGCCGCCGGGATGGACAAGATCATCATGAAGCACCTGTTTCGTCAGGCTGGCCTGCCAATTGTTGATTTTACGTGGTTTACGCGCCTGGCCTGGGAAAAGAACCCGGAACCGATTCTTGATACCGTGATCGAATCCATTGGGTTCCCGGCCTTTGTGAAGCCCGCAAACCTGGGGTCATCGGTTGGGATCAGCAAAGCCAAAGACCGTGAAAGTCTGGCCAAAGCCATTACCCTGGCGGCGCGATTTGACCGCAAAGTGGTGGTTGAAAAGGGAATTGATGCGCGTGAAATTGAACTGAGCGTGCTTGGCAACGATGAACCACTTGCGAGCTTGCCGGGCGAGATTGTTGCCGGAGCGGAATTTTACGATTACCAGGATAAATATCTCAGCAACACGGCTGAGCTGGTAATTCCGGCTGAGTTGACCGAAGCCCAAATCGCTGAATTCCAGCAAATGGCCATTCGGGCATTTCAGGCAATTGACGGTTCGGGGCTGGCACGGGCTGATTTCTTCCTGGAACGTTCGACCGGGAATATCTATGTGAATGAACTCAATACCTTGCCAGGGTTTACTTCGATCAGTATGTACCCGAAATTGTGGGAAGCCAGTGGTCTGACCTACTCACAACTCCTGGACCGACTGATTGAACTGGCAATTGACCGCCACCGCGAAAAATCGCGTTCGGCCACCAGTTATGACAGTTAAATCGAACCTCAGGAGATTTGAACACATCGGGTCAGGGGTCAGGGTTTGTCTCAAGCAGTCGAACTGGTCGGTGATTCATCAAGGCCCAATTTGATACGCTGAGCCTGAAATCAATCAGGGGTGTTCCAATCCTGTATGGACTGATTTAACGGGTTTTGGGAGAAAGAGACAACCATGGACGAAAAGGACCTAAATTCGAAAACCCTGAACCCTGAACCCTGAACCCTGAACCCTGAACCCTGAACCCTGAACCCTGAACCCTGAACCCTTCAACCACCGCTCAACCCCAGAAAGAAACAACTGGTGGAGGACAAGATGAACCGCTCAAAGGCGGTGGCGTGACCAATGTGACGCTCCCGGTCACGATCACCGACGACGACGACCGGTTTATCTATGGGTTGACCAAAGAAGATTTTGAGGTCTTTGAAGACAATAAAAAGCAAGACATTGATAAATTTGAAGCCTCAGAAGAACTACCGCTCTATATCGCCATCTTGCTCGACACCAGCGGCAGCGTCAAAGCCAAGCTCAAGTTTGAAAAAGAAGCCACGATCTCGTTCTTGCAAACCGTGCTCCGACGACGCAAAGACCAGGCACTGGTGGTGACGTTTGATTCCACCGTGCAGCTTCGGCAGGATTTTACTGATAACACTGAATTATTGGCCAAAGTCATTGATAGCATCCGGGCCAGCGGCACGACGTCACTTTATGACGCGGTCTACCGGATTTGCGAAGAGAAAATGGTTGGTGTGCCAACCCCACGCAAGGTCATTATCATCTTGAGTGACGGCGATGATACGTCAAGCACGCACACGCTTGAAGAAGCCATTGACATCGCTCAGCAGAGCGAAGTGGTCATTTTCGGGATCAGTACCAAAGGGGCCGGGTTTTTCGGAGTCAGCGGCGGACAGGTTTACAACGCCGATGATAAGGAACTGCGGCGGCTCTGTTTGGAAACAGGTGGCGACATTACCTTTCCATCCAAAGTGATTGATCTGGAGCGGGCGTTTCAGCGATATGAAAAAACCGCCCGCCGATATTACCTGTTGAGCTACGAGCCTGAAGATCCAACTCGCCCAGGCTATCGCAAAATTGAAGTGAAGTTGACCAATCGCAAAGGGTTGCGCGTCAAGACCCGCAAGGGCTATACCGTTCCCAAAACCGAAGCCAATTAGAAAGTCAGTACCACCTGCGTCAGCGGGTGGGTTATCCATACCACTTCCCTTGCAGGTGGTATTGAGGGATGAACCCAATGAAATCCAGACTGTTCCAAATCAGTATGCTCTGCCTGGGGATCGCACTGTGGGGATTGCCACCAGTGACTGCTTTTCAGCAAAAAAAGGATGTTCCTCCACCGCCGTTGCCGTCACCGACTGGAACCGGGCAGAAAAGCCCAGAGCCAGCGGGTCAACAAGACGATGAGGATGCTGTGATTCGGATTGGAACGGAACTGGTGAACGTGCCTTTTTCAGTCACCAATAAACAAAATCGCTATATCAATGACCTGACCCAGGAGCAAATCCAGGTTTTGGAAGATGGGAAGGAACAGGAAATTTTTTCATTTGCCAAAGAGTCGGATTTGCCCTTGACGTTTGCCCTGATGATTGACGTCAGCGGAAGTCAGGAATTAAGTCTTCCGGCTGAAAAAGAGGCGGCTCTGAAGTTTTTTGATAAGGTCATGCGGCCAGATAAGGATATTGCCGCCGTGGTGACCTTCCGGCGGGATGTCGAACTGGTGCAAACACTGACTGGCAATAAGCGGGCATTGCTTGGGGCACTCAACTCAATTCGATTCCATCCAGGCTCATATGTGGGTGGTTCAACGCCTCCGGTTAATACTGACCCCTCCTATAATGGAACCAGCATTTACGACGCTGTATTTGTGACATCCGACGAACTGCTTTCCCGCGAAGCCGGGCGGCGGATTGTGGTTTTGCTCACCGATGGCCAGGATACCACCAGCCAGTATTCACGTGATAAGGCCGTGTTATGTGCTTTGCGGTCTGAAGTGATGGTGTATGTGATTGGGATTCCTGGAAAAGGCTTTTACGGCAGTGGGCGGGTGTTTACCGAGCCAGTCAACAAAGGGGCCATGCGCGAATTGGCGGAGCAAACTGGCGGGCGGGCCTTTTTCCCGGAAAAAGAATCAGACTTTTATTCGGCATTTCAGCAAATTGAAGAAGATATCCGGCAACAATTTATTGTTTCCTACTCACCGTCAAATTCCAATCGGGATGGTTCATTTCGCGAAATCAAGATTGGAATCAAAGGTCGTCCTGACTCAAAGGACCTGAAAGTTTTGAGTCGTAAGGGCTATTACGCGAAGTAATACCGTTTTGCAATGAAATGCTCGCATTTGAAAACAGTTAAGTAATTCAACCAAATAAACTTAGTGAACTACTGACTACTGACTACTGACTACAAACTGGTATAAGTCAACAAACTTTTGAGGCGCAGGAACTAAAGGCACTTGACGGAATGGTTTCTTGGGTGAAAATTGGTGGCAGCACAATCCTTCATACTGCCCTGACCAAAGATCCGATTCCAACCAGGTGAACTTCCCAGGCAAAATGCTGGTTCCCGCGCCTTTTGCTTTGCATTGACGCCCATGGCTGAAAGTCTGCTTGCTTCTTCTTCAACTGCGCCGCTGTCACCCCCTGACCTGGAGGCAGGTCAAGGCGTGCTTACCCAACAGGCACTTTCCTACTTCAAGCTGCTGACCGTGCTACGCAAACAATTGACCGCCACGGCGGCCACTTCGCAAGTTGGCGTGGTAACCAATATTGCGCGCTGGCTGGATGCCGCACCTGTTTTGACCCTGATTGCGCGTACTCCGCACTGGTACTGCGAATGGCAGATTAAAGAAGCGCTCTATTCCAATCCCCGGACCCCGCGTCGGATTCGAGAAGAAATTGGCCGCACGATTTCAATTTTTGAATTGATGCGTGAGCTGGATCGTCATGGGTTGAAGGATCAGGAAAAAGCTGAAATCCGCGAAGATATCAAATCGCTCTTTACCACGCTGAGCGGGGTTGACAAATCAATTGTCAAAGCCCGTGCCTACCGACTGTCTTCATCAAATCGTCAGGCCACAGCCGGGCGGGCCCCGACCCTGGAAACGCCGTTATTGCCCGATTTAGGCACATTGCCTGAATATTCACTGGCTGATCTGCTGGCGATTACCAAGGAATTGCAGGCTGAAACCGGGTCGCTGGATGAGTCATTCATCAAGTCGCCGGAAGTGGTGGATTTGACGTCGCTTTCGGTTGATGAACAGATGGTTCAGGCGCAAACATCGGGGGATTCGGCGATTTTGGTACAGGCACTCGGCTCAGATCGTGAAGACCTTCTCAGCGCGGTGCTCACCAATCCAAATCTTTCAGAACTCCACGTTCTGGTGGCGGCAACTGAAAACCCCCATCCGGCTTTCTTTCGGGCCATGACCCATCAGGAGCGCTGGTATCAACAGCCTGAGGTTCGAAGCGCACTCTTAAAAAATCCCCATCTTCCTCCAGATCGAAAACTCGGACTGACCGTGACCGAGCAACTTCCCAGCCTGTTTGAAGCCATTGATGAAGGCGGTGACCGGGCACAGGCGGCGGCTAAAACACTCGGAAGGGCAATTGATCATCTGGGTGCCGAGGATCTGATCTATGCTTTGGAGACTGCCAAAGTCCTCTATCCCCATCTGGTTCATCTGATTTTTGCGGCACCAGCCTTTACAGGTCAGGCTGAGTTGCCATTGAGTGTGGCTGATGAGGCTGATATCTATGAAATTGACCACGATTTCGAGGCTCAGCTTCACGAATCTTCACAACCAGCCCAGATTGGTTCAACAACTGACCAGGCCCCAGAGCCGGCTGTTTCACGAGTTCCTTCAGGTGTTGAATTACGTGCTCATGAGGCGGCCACAGTGAGTGAGATTGGTCAGATCGCGCTTTTCCTGACCGATCCGGATGACCGGGTGTTTGCCGGGTTACTGCAAAATCCAGCCTTGCCGGAAGATATGATTGTTGGGTATGCCCGGACGATCACCGCTGATCGAGCCCAGGCGATTTATCGTGATCCCCGGTGGTCTGGTCGGCATCGGATTCAGGAAGCCCTGCTCGACAACCCAAAGACGCCTCACGGCATTGCGCTTGAGCTCCTCAATTTTGTTTCAAATCCCCAGGCTTTGCTCAAGGTGGTGAAAAATCCCAAGATCGCCACCCTCGAAGTTAAACAAAAAGCCCTCCAGAAACTCATCGAAATTTATCGTGCACTCGATTCATCTGGACGAATTAGTTTAATCAAAGCCACCAACGGCGAAATTCTGCACGAGTTATGGGAAGAAGCCTTCCACGACGAAGAGACAATTACCACGCTGTTGAAGGAACAATATCTGGAAGACGGAATTGTGTTGAAAGTTGTCCGCTCCAAATCAGCGCCACGAAGCGCACTGGCCGCCATCGGCGCCAATCCAGCCTGGGTCAACAATTATCAAATTCGCCTTGAACTGGTAATGAATCCCAAAACCCCACGTGATGTGGTGGCCCGCTTGATCTCACGACTTAACCCAACGGATCGTGCCAAAATCAAAAACAATCGAAACTTGCCGGAATATGTCCGGGCAATGGTTTAGGGCTGAAGAAGGCGGGCTGAAGAAAACGGGCTGAAGAAGATAAGTGGAAGAATTGGTTTTACCCGATGTCTTCAGCCCCGAGCTTGCGAGTCTTCAGCCCTAAGCCCTAAGCCCGATGTCTTCCGCCCCAAGCCCGGTTCAAAATTCATATCAGGAGTTTTCGCCCATGGTTGTCAGCCACAGGACATATGTGCCCCGTTTTTCAAAGAAATGGCTGGTGAGAGGATTTCT contains these protein-coding regions:
- a CDS encoding VWA domain-containing protein — encoded protein: MKSRLFQISMLCLGIALWGLPPVTAFQQKKDVPPPPLPSPTGTGQKSPEPAGQQDDEDAVIRIGTELVNVPFSVTNKQNRYINDLTQEQIQVLEDGKEQEIFSFAKESDLPLTFALMIDVSGSQELSLPAEKEAALKFFDKVMRPDKDIAAVVTFRRDVELVQTLTGNKRALLGALNSIRFHPGSYVGGSTPPVNTDPSYNGTSIYDAVFVTSDELLSREAGRRIVVLLTDGQDTTSQYSRDKAVLCALRSEVMVYVIGIPGKGFYGSGRVFTEPVNKGAMRELAEQTGGRAFFPEKESDFYSAFQQIEEDIRQQFIVSYSPSNSNRDGSFREIKIGIKGRPDSKDLKVLSRKGYYAK
- the lolA gene encoding outer membrane lipoprotein chaperone LolA; amino-acid sequence: MNRIRQRLLLLLIIGGVFIGSQPNSMPVASAADANQVILGIQKRYARATTLAADFVQMYHDRTGRVIREAGSLQLKRPGRMRWEYREPKNKIFLSDGKQTYFYLPLEKRVVIEPVKAGRDPRTPFLFLLGRQNLKEDFSRFELGGESPTKAQNVVIRMWPRRSVENLAEIRVECDPTTFQLARISLLQLSGERSDFLLTNVVENAALADGLFTFSAPSDVRVERVGS
- a CDS encoding arginine-tRNA-protein transferase, which gives rise to MSLDGQYFRASHVEPEHMDLLWANGWRHFGSFFFRYSTTVWNGQVCTVLPLRIDLEHFCLSKSQKRVLARNRDLEVVIRDTVIDDEKEDLFFRHVVRFDHNIPNSIFDFLSTQPATIPCQNQEICVYGKDGDLLAVSFLDLGQQATSAVYAMFDPEETKRSLGIFTMLIAIRHSIERGCQFYYPGYAYREPSFYDYKKRFSALNYFDWWGDWVPYQAEETVTSELS
- a CDS encoding aldehyde dehydrogenase family protein, with product MALDRDLSSIQQARDLVEQAHRAQAVLATYSQEQIDTIVQKMAEAAQAHSVRLAELAVQETGFGIASDKDIKNRFAAKDVYEFFKSLKTVGVVRETETLIEVADPRGVVCAIIPSTNPTSTAIFKAIISIKSRNSVVLSPHPSAANCIGETARVVREAAEAAGMPQGAIGCLTVSTQGGTEALMKHEKTAVILATGGIGLVRAAYSSGKPAFGVGPGNVPAMIERSADVPKAVADILAGKTFDNGTVCASEQAVVVEKVLDAEVRAQFAAQGGYFVNRDQAEKLAKVVVLPSRGLNPGIVGKSVQKIAELAGISVPKETRALMVELTGVGRDFPLSLEKLSPILAYYVVPDFETGTTVCSQILRFGGMGHSIGIHSQNRNKIREFGMRQPASRILVNTPTTHGAIGFSTELAPSMTLGCGTWGGNVTSDNISPLHLMDIKRIAFETFAVTRPTSRPSSPPAVKASVIPAPSPGISIPGGNSPSAIVHQVVPGSAPKAAPVAPTRLPSLDRASIAALVDQFLAERKPALNQALKAPASTAASTPVAAPVPTPPPPASTPTPAKAEKAESPKAAEFVCEDDVRRALIEKRKIVTDKKTIITPAARDLGREHGIFAGYAES
- a CDS encoding D-alanine--D-alanine ligase yields the protein MQKKLRVGVIFGGRSGEHEVSLRSAESVLNALDKDKYDVIPIGITKTGKWLMAGDSQQLLPKEVVTEGEISLAMMGDPTQSPLVRTNHNQVQGDVPTLDVVFPVLHGTYGEDGTIQGLFEMANLPYVGCGVLASAAGMDKIIMKHLFRQAGLPIVDFTWFTRLAWEKNPEPILDTVIESIGFPAFVKPANLGSSVGISKAKDRESLAKAITLAARFDRKVVVEKGIDAREIELSVLGNDEPLASLPGEIVAGAEFYDYQDKYLSNTAELVIPAELTEAQIAEFQQMAIRAFQAIDGSGLARADFFLERSTGNIYVNELNTLPGFTSISMYPKLWEASGLTYSQLLDRLIELAIDRHREKSRSATSYDS
- a CDS encoding VWA domain-containing protein, which produces MTNVTLPVTITDDDDRFIYGLTKEDFEVFEDNKKQDIDKFEASEELPLYIAILLDTSGSVKAKLKFEKEATISFLQTVLRRRKDQALVVTFDSTVQLRQDFTDNTELLAKVIDSIRASGTTSLYDAVYRICEEKMVGVPTPRKVIIILSDGDDTSSTHTLEEAIDIAQQSEVVIFGISTKGAGFFGVSGGQVYNADDKELRRLCLETGGDITFPSKVIDLERAFQRYEKTARRYYLLSYEPEDPTRPGYRKIEVKLTNRKGLRVKTRKGYTVPKTEAN